From Prionailurus viverrinus isolate Anna chromosome B2, UM_Priviv_1.0, whole genome shotgun sequence, the proteins below share one genomic window:
- the BEND3 gene encoding BEN domain-containing protein 3 — MNSAEFSEDVEEVLKNNTVKVETEAEDAALDCSVSSRSSEKHPLDSVFPALQDSSKRKPPGCDGQPDSVPSVKRRRLIPEALLAGMRNRENCSPCQGNGEQASRGKNLGSAWPGEEEPCGEVTTPSYKKPLYGISHKIMEKKNPPAGDMLNTYELFEKANSSNSPSPLRLLNEPQKRDCGSAAAATDSDPNIYFLIQKMFYMLNTLSSNMSQLHSKVDLLSLEVSRIKKQVSPTEMVAKFQPPPEYQLTAAELKQIVDQSLSGGDLACRLLVQLFPELFSDVDFSRGCSACGFAAKRKLESLHLQLIRNYVEVYYPSVKDTAVWQAECLPQLNDFFSRFWAQREMEDSQPGGQVPGFFEAEQVDAGHFLDNKDQEEALSLDRSSTIASDHVVDTQDLTEFLDEASSPGEFAVFLLHRLFPELFDHRKLGEQYSCYGDGGKQELDPQRLQIIRNYTEIYFPDMQEEEAWLQQCAQRLNDELEGLALDGGSDGEPARDDCYDSSSLPDDISVVKVEDSFEGERPGRRSKKIWLVPIDFDKLEIPQPDFEVPGADCLLSKEQLRSIYESSLSIGNFASRLLVHLFPELFTHENLRKQYNCSGSLGKKQLDPSRIKLIRHYVQLLYPRAKNDRVWTLEFVGKLDERCRRRDTEQRRSYQQQRKVHVPGPECRDLASYAINPERFREEFEGPPLPPERSSKDFCKIPLDELVVPSPDFPVPSPYLLSDKEVREIVQQSLSVGNFAARLLVRLFPELFTAENLRLQYNHSGACNKKQLDPTRLRLIRHYVEAVYPVEKMEEVWHYECIPSIDERCRRPNRKKCDILKKAKKVEK, encoded by the exons ATGAACTCAGCTGAATTCAGTGAAGATGTagaagaag TTCTAAAAAATAACACAGTGAAAGTGGAGACAGAGGCCGAAGATGCTGCCCTGGACTGCTCAGTGAGTTCCAGGTCTTCCGAGAAGCACCCTCTGGACAGCgtcttccctgccctccaggatTCCAGCAAGCGAAAGCCCCCGGGCTGCGATGGCCAGCCTGACTCTGTCCCCAGCGTGAAGAGGCGGCGGCTGATTCCCGAG GCGCTCCTAGCAGGCATGCGGAACCGGGAGAACTGCTCGCCCTGCCAGGGCAACGGAGAGCAGGCCAGCAGGGGCAAGAACCTGGGCTCCGCGTGGCCCGGCGAGGAGGAGCCCTGCGGCGAGGTGACCACCCCCTCTTACAAGAAGCCTCTGTATGGCATCTCGCACAAGATCATGGAGAAGAAGAACCCTCCCGCCGGGGACATGCTCAACACGTACGAGCTCTTCGAGAAGGCAAACTCCAGCAACAGCCCCTCGCCGCTGCGGCTCCTGAACGAGCCGCAGAAGCGGGACTGTGGCAGTGCCGCAGCGGCCACCGACAGTGACCCTAACATCTACTTTCTGATCCAGAAGATGTTCTACATGCTCAACACGCTGTCCTCCAACATGTCCCAGCTGCACAGCAAGGTGGACCTGCTCTCCCTGGAGGTGAGCCGCATCAAGAAGCAGGTGAGCCCCACCGAGATGGTGGCCAAGTTCCAGCCGCCCCCGGAGTACCAGCTCACGGCAGCCGAGCTCAAGCAGATCGTGGACCAGAGCCTGTCGGGCGGTGACCTGGCCTGCCGCCTGCTGGTGCAGCTCTTCCCCGAGCTGTTCAGCGACGTGGACTTCTCCCGCGGCTGCAGTGCCTGCGGCTTCGCGGCCAAGCGGAAGCTGGAGTCGCTGCACCTGCAGCTCATCCGCAACTACGTGGAGGTCTACTACCCCTCGGTGAAGGACACGGCCGTGTGGCAGGCCGAGTGTCTGCCCCAGCTGAACGACTTCTTCAGCCGCTTCTGGGCGCAGCGGGAGATGGAGGACAGCCAGCCCGGTGGCCAGGTCCCCGGCTTCTTTGAGGCCGAGCAGGTGGATGCCGGCCACTTCCTGGACAACAAGGACCAGGAGGAGGCCCTGTCCCTGGACCGGAGCAGCACCATCGCCTCCGACCACGTGGTGGACACGCAGGACCTCACCGAGTTCCTGGACGAAGCATCGTCCCCTGGCGAGTTCGCCGTCTTCCTTCTCCACCGGCTCTTCCCCGAGCTCTTCGACCACCGGAAGCTGGGCGAGCAGTACAGCTGCTACGGGGACGGCGGCAAGCAGGAGCTGGACCCGCAGAGGCTGCAGATCATCCGCAACTACACGGAGATCTACTTCCCCGACATGCAGGAGGAGGAGGCCTGGCTGCAGCAGTGCGCCCAGCGCCTCAACGACGAGCTCGAGGGCCTGGCGCTGGACGGGGGCAGCGACGGCGAGCCCGCGCGGGACGACTGCTACGACTCCTCCAGCCTGCCGGACGACATCTCCGTGGTCAAGGTGGAAGACAGCTTCGAGGGCGAGCGGCCCGGCCGGCGCTCCAAGAAGATCTGGCTGGTGCCCATCGACTTCGACAAGCTGGAGATCCCGCAGCCCGACTTCGAGGTGCCGGGCGCCGACTGCCTGCTCAGCAAGGAGCAGCTGCGCAGCATCTACGAGAGCAGCCTGTCCATCGGCAACTTCGCCTCGCGCCTGCTGGTGCACCTCTTCCCCGAGCTCTTCACGCACGAGAACCTGCGCAAGCAGTACAACTGCAGCGGCTCGCTGGGCAAGAAGCAGCTGGACCCGTCGCGCATCAAGCTCATCCGCCACTACGTGCAGCTGCTCTACCCGCGTGCCAAGAACGACCGCGTGTGGACGCTGGAGTTCGTGGGCAAGCTGGACGAGCGCTGCCGGCGCCGGGACACGGAGCAGCGGCGCTCCTACCAGCAGCAGCGCAAGGTGCACGTGCCGGGCCCCGAGTGCAGGGACCTGGCGAGCTATGCAATCAACCCCGAGAGGTTCCGAGAGGAGTTTGAGGGGCCCCCGCTGCCGCCCGAGAGAAGCAGCAAGGACTTCTGCAAGATCCCCCTGGACGAGCTGGTGGTCCCCTCGCCCGACTTCCCGGTGCCTTCACCGTACCTGCTGTCGGACAAGGAGGTGCGTGAGATCGTGCAGCAGAGCCTCTCCGTGGGCAACTTCGCCGCCCGGCTCCTGGTCAGGCTCTTTCCGGAACTCTTCACCGCCGAGAACCTCCGGCTGCAGTACAACCACTCCGGCGCCTGCAACAAGAAGCAGCTGGATCCGACGCGGCTGCGGCTCATCCGGCATTACGTGGAGGCCGTCTACCCGGTGGAGAAGATGGAGGAGGTGTGGCACTACGAGTGTATCCCCAGCATCGACGAGCGGTGCCGCCGCCCCAACAGGAAAAAGTGCGACATCCTGAAGAAAGCCAAGAAAGTGGAGAAGTGA